In the genome of Luteitalea pratensis, the window CGCGCCGAGGAACACGCGGCGCGACACGCCGCTCGAATCGTGCAACACACGGAACTCCCGGGTCTTACTTCTTCAGTTCGCCGTAGATGGCGGTGACGTTGGCTTGCCCGCGCCCGATCTGGTACTCCTTGAACTTTTCCGGCAGCTTGAGCCCGGCAAACGCCTCTTCGGGCGTCTTGCCGTCCTTGACCGCCTGCTGGACCGCCGACAGGAACGCGGCGTTGAACTCGCCGAACTCCACGAACTTCGCCCAGGGCATCACGTCGGAGTGCCCGGGAATCACGGTGTCGACGCCGGTGATGCCGGCGGCGGCCTTCTTCAGCGTGTCCGGATAGGCCACGCCCGAGCCACCGTTGTTCGTGTCGATCAGCGGCGTGCCCAGCCCGGCAAACAGGTCACCGGTGTGGGCAACCCGCAACTCGGGGAACACGACGATGGTGTCGCCGTTGGTGTGACCAGGTCCGAAGTAACGCAATTCGATGCGCTCGGCACCAGACCCGACGGTCAGCTGGTCCGTGTACGTCCGATCCGGCAGGAACTGGGCCTTGTCGCCAGCAAACGCCGGCATCTTCTCCATGTTCGTCTTGGTGTTGGCATGCGCCACGACCTCGACCGACGCCGGGAAGAACTCGTTGCTGCCGACGTGATCCCCATGCGTGTGGGTGTTGATGATCATCGTCACGGGCTTGTCGGTGACGGTGCGCACCTGCTGCATGATGCGCTCGCCCCAGTTGGCCAGCTTGGTGTCCACGAGCACGACGCCCTTGCTCGTCACGAACGCCGCGGTGTTGCCGCCACCGCCCTTGACCACGAACAGGTTGTCCTTCACCTTGACAAGTTCGGCCGTTTGAGGCGGGCCGGAGGCAGGCTGCCGGGCCGCGATGCCAGCCGCACCGGCAGCCACGATGATTCCGATCAAGAGAAGACGTCGCATGGGTCCTTCCGTGTCTCACGAAGTCAAGGTCAGGCGCGTCCTTGCAGGACGCGCTCCACGAACCAGTACGCGCCGGCGAGCATGACGAGGGCCGAACCGGCCGTCGCCACCAGTCCCGACCACGCAGGACGATGCCGCCGCAACAGCCCAAGCCCGAGCGCGGCAATCAGCACGATGACCGCCTGCCCGATTTCCACGCCGAGGTTGAACGCGAACAACGATAC includes:
- a CDS encoding MBL fold metallo-hydrolase yields the protein MRRLLLIGIIVAAGAAGIAARQPASGPPQTAELVKVKDNLFVVKGGGGNTAAFVTSKGVVLVDTKLANWGERIMQQVRTVTDKPVTMIINTHTHGDHVGSNEFFPASVEVVAHANTKTNMEKMPAFAGDKAQFLPDRTYTDQLTVGSGAERIELRYFGPGHTNGDTIVVFPELRVAHTGDLFAGLGTPLIDTNNGGSGVAYPDTLKKAAAGITGVDTVIPGHSDVMPWAKFVEFGEFNAAFLSAVQQAVKDGKTPEEAFAGLKLPEKFKEYQIGRGQANVTAIYGELKK